One Streptomyces sp. R28 DNA window includes the following coding sequences:
- a CDS encoding succinate dehydrogenase/fumarate reductase iron-sulfur subunit: MSSYEARFKVWRGDVQGGGLKDFEVEVNDGEVVLDIIHRLQATQAPDLAVRWNCKAGKCGSCSAEINGRPRLMCMTRMSVFTREETITVTPLRAFPVVRDLVTDVGFNYTKAREVPAFVPPEGLAPGEYRMMQEDVDRSQEFRKCIECFLCQDTCHVVRDHEENKPAFAGPRFLMRVAELDMHPLDAATETGLDRKRTAQDEHGLGYCNITKCCTEVCPEGIKITDNALIPLKERAVDRKYDPLVWLGSKIRRRSS; this comes from the coding sequence GTGAGCAGCTACGAGGCCCGCTTCAAGGTGTGGCGGGGCGATGTGCAGGGCGGCGGCCTGAAGGACTTCGAGGTCGAGGTGAACGACGGCGAGGTGGTCCTGGACATCATCCACCGCCTCCAGGCCACCCAGGCCCCCGACCTGGCCGTCCGCTGGAACTGCAAGGCGGGCAAGTGCGGTTCGTGTTCCGCGGAGATCAACGGGCGGCCGCGGCTGATGTGCATGACGCGGATGTCGGTGTTCACCCGGGAGGAGACCATCACCGTCACGCCGCTGCGCGCCTTCCCCGTCGTACGGGACCTGGTCACGGACGTCGGATTCAACTACACGAAGGCGCGCGAGGTGCCGGCCTTCGTGCCGCCGGAGGGCCTGGCCCCGGGCGAGTACCGCATGATGCAGGAGGATGTGGACCGCTCGCAGGAGTTCCGCAAGTGCATCGAGTGCTTCCTGTGCCAGGACACCTGCCATGTCGTCCGCGACCACGAGGAGAACAAGCCGGCGTTCGCGGGCCCGCGCTTCCTGATGCGCGTCGCGGAACTGGACATGCACCCGCTGGACGCGGCCACGGAGACGGGCCTGGACCGCAAGCGCACGGCCCAGGACGAGCACGGTCTCGGCTACTGCAACATCACCAAGTGCTGCACCGAGGTCTGCCCCGAGGGCATCAAGATCACGGACAATGCGCTGATCCCCTTGAAGGAACGGGCCGTCGACCGCAAGTACGACCCGTTGGTGTGGCTGGGGTCGAAGATCAGGAGGAGGTCTTCCTAG